The Jaculus jaculus isolate mJacJac1 chromosome 14, mJacJac1.mat.Y.cur, whole genome shotgun sequence nucleotide sequence GCGTCCTCATGGAATATAAGGAAAAGTAAAGTAGGGATACAAGGACAGGAAATGACTGAGAGAAAACACCATGGGTAAGAGAAGGAGTTCTCGTCAAATTGCTCAAGGCCAAGGTAATCCTACATCATGCTGATGATGAAGGAACCTGAAACCTGAACCAAGAATGGGGGTGACTGCACACTTGAAGATGGGATTCTGACTGAATTGACTTTCTGGGGTTCTTGCTAAGATGGGACAACACGGAGCTGAGCACAAAAGTCCAAAAGACCTAAGAGAGAAGAATTCGGGGGACGTCCGTAACCTGATTGCGGAGAATTGTTCTTAGTGGTGACGGAAGGACTAATACTGCCAAATAATTCTTCCTCACGGGGAGACGTGAGCACTCTTAGTCACTTATGCTTGGGGCTCAAAACAGCTGTATACTTTATTTATACTAagactttaaaacttttaaaatggttcaatggtagacacgtgtgtgtgtgtgtctctgtgtgtaagagagtgagagagaaacgtTGTCTTTTTTTTAGTGAGTATAaatgcactttatttttaaatttttttaattaattatttatttatttgagagtgacagacacagagagaaagacagatagagggagagagagagaatgggcgcgccagggcttccagcctctgcaaacgaactccagacgcgtgcgcccccttgtgcatctggctaacgtgggacctggggaaccgagcctcgaaccggggtccttaggcttcacaggcaagcgcttaactgctaagccatctctccagccctgcactttaTTTTTAGACAACCCACATGacatgttctttttgtttgtttgtttttggttttggctttgttttgtaaggtagagtctcactgtagctcaggctgacctggaattcactatgtaatttcggggtggccttgaactcatggtgatccttctacctctgcctcccgagggctgggattaaaggcatgtgacaccatagcTGGCTTGACATGTTTCtttttccccttgaaaataaaaaaaaaaaaaaaaaaaagcaatgcttTACTCCAAATAAATCAGTCAAAACACAAGGTTAAAATGGCATTGGTTCCATTTGTCTAGTCCTGGTGTTGTATGGCTGGCAAGCAGCAGCCAATTACAACGAGAGGTGATAGATGCAGATGACTGCTGATGTGTTCACGTATTTCCATTTCTCAACTACCTTTAAAGAAAATCAcgtaactcccagaaccagcatGCGGTTAACATCCACAACGAGCTGTTAaccaaagagacctacaaggtttcccaaaagaaggcagacttctgtcagagtgcttgatgacccaccaaagattagtggtaagatcctactgccgaagacaccatatgttgttggtacaGAACCGAGTGacctggctgaatctggaagagagtcagcccccagacagttagctcatttaGTAACAGAAGGAGCTACATGGGGGactgggggaaaaagaccaacatctgtccaagaaactcatggtctaagcagtcaacctgacatgatgctcacacaagtgcaatagtggcacacagccatggtgggaaaccatctgctcttgatttggctaactgatcccctcagtggcacaggacccatagctggagctgggaaacaaatcagaaccatatccaaaaaatgagcgcACTcctcattatcaagctcccaccaatcatggactacaagagggcctaaacctattaaattctctctaaaataatgatgttatcccatttatcttctgctgacttcactctttgttggagtatttgcttctctttttcagatggatgcagaacctgaggagagaatcagcccatcacacctcaccagggacccagctgaaagCATAGAgtaatggggaaatgagcaggagtgctgctttcttgatgaacctggtaacagcacaagggtgaaggagatagacacagagaacactcaactcctaccaaaccagagatccagagacacagaggctcccaagacctcatcactgaaatagacctaaacaaacccaacatggctcagggaaattcatggaagagggggtggaaagattgtgagatccacaagctgggacattatacacagagacattacctcttccccataactgatggctacccccacaatgcacgacccacattcccaaatgaggagggtccctgctggaggggagaggacaggaaggaggctagcagtggtatcaacatggctgcatacacactgtgtacataactaattaaaaaaataaaataaaataaaaagaaaatcatgagaGGAGTTACATCATCTTTGTGGTAGTCCGGGAGATCAACCATGCCATCTGGATTCACGTTTTCACTAATAAAAACCTGGTAGTTATTGAAATTAACAAGGATGTGGTTGATTTGGTCTGCAGCTCCTGAAATCAAAGGCTTTACTCTTTCTGGTTTCCATTCTTCAAGTTTGCCTCTGGGTGGTTTCATGTCATCATTGATGTACTTCTGATAGGTCTCTTTTGTCAAGCTGTTTTCCTGTAGGTGATGGATCATGACTACATCAACCCTGGTGACTCCTGTGCTTTCAGAGCCTTcgtcctccaggccttcagtggagGCATTTCCACCGATGAGCGCCCTCCATTTCCCCTCTGCCCTACTGACCATCTTGTCCTCCACCTCCAGCCACAGGCTGCCCGTGATCTCCCAGATCTAACATTTTCTACTGGTGGCTTTAAGATTAAATGAGAACCTTGTTTATACTTTATAGATGGTCATTGTTTTAGAGGCTGAGTTTACACAGTTCACTGAAGTAACATGAACACacataacaaaatacaaaatttgcTACCTTTCAGTGATGATATTAAGCAGACTGTAGGCATAGCATTCTTTTCATGGCATTTAACCACAAGGTCTGTGATATCTGCTAAGAAAAAGCTGCTTCTGCAGTAAAAATTCCCATGGCTCTACTTCTACTTAAGAAGTCTCAAGAGTTGTTTTTCCTTCACTTATTAAATATATCACTCAAGTCTCCAAATGGTAGTGTAGGCTGTCGAGCCAAGACGTAGGCAGCGGAATCCTGTGGGAGACACTAGAAGAGGTCAGTAGGATTTCAACAGAGGCACTGAGAGTGTTGTAGTTAATTGTCATTTACTTTAGTCCACATAGAAGCATAAAACTGAAAAATGGAGTGATTAGATACAGAGAGCTCTATTATTCTACATGGTTTGGGGAAGTTTCCAGTATTTAAGAGGGACTgtgaacaatgaaaaaaaattcatcagAGTTCTTGAATCCAAATAGTTCACCAAGGTTCTTTAAAATGTGAAACCCAGCTGATGTTTCTCATGTAAAGAATCTGAAAAGGTATCATctcctcaattttattttattcttcataAAGTGTCCCTTCAAAACAAAGAGAATCATGTCAAACTgcatcccacataaaccacagaGTATCAGTGACTTGCTGAGATTCATCTCCCAAAGGACAGTTCACACACAGTATAAATTATTCTTAAATCCCATGAGGGAAAAGTCAATTTCTAGTCACTTGAGAAGTGCTACAACAGGTCACCGCTGTATGCTCCCTTGCCTGTCATGTTGTAGTGGCGAATGGTTCATGTTCGTATTGTTAATGGTTTTAATAAGAAATGCCAGCAGCAATAGTGCGGTCAGCCTAGGACTCCACAGATGATCATGGGCTTGCTTGCCATTTCCTGTTCACTAAGCATCTGGTGAAGActtggctctcaaataaatagcaggAGATCTGAGAGATAACAGACAGCATGCAGTTATTGTGGTCGGTGAATCTTCTATCTAGAAAGACCCAATTCAGGAACATAAAAATCCAGTAAGTGATGTAATTTACCCTTGGTTCAGTCCACACAAAAGGTGGCATTAATGAGGGGTCATAGGTGACAGCACAGGTGCATCGTCGCCTTCCTGTCGCAGGTGAGGAACCTGAGCCCACAGGTGCATCATCGCCTTCCTGTCGCAGGTGAGGAACCTGAGCCCACAGGTGCATCATCGCCTTCCTGTCGCAGGTGAGGAACCTGAGCCCACAGGTGCATCATCGCCTTCCTGTCGCAGGTGAGGAACCTGAGCCCACAGGTGCATCATGGCCTTCCTGTCGTAGGTGAGGAACCTGAGCCCACAGGTGCATCATCGCCTTCCTGTCACAGGTGAGGAACTTGGGCCCACAGGTGCATCATGGCCTTCCTGTCGTAGGTGAGGAACCTGAGCCCACAGGTGCATCATCGCCTTCCTGTCGCAGGTGAGGAACCGGAGCCCACAGGTGCATCATCGCCTTCCTGTCGCAGGTGAGGAACCTGAGCCCACAGGTGCATCATCGCCTTCCTGTCGCAGGTGAGGAACGTGAGCCCACAGGTGCATCATCGCCTTCCTGTCGCAGGTGAGGAACCTGAGCCCACAGGTGCATCATGGCCTTCCTGTCACAGGTGAGGAACCTGAGCCCACAGGTGCATCATCGCCTTCCTGTCGCAGGTGAGGAACGAGAGCCCACAGGTGCATCATCGCCTTCCTGTCGCAGGTGAGGAACCGGAGCCCACAGGTGCATCATGGCCTTCCTGTCGCAGGTGAGGAACCGGAGCCCACAGGTGCATCATCGCCTTCCTGTCGCAGGTGAGGAACCTGAGCCCACAGGTGCATCATCGCCTTCCTGTCGCAGGTGAGGAACCTGAGCCCACAGGTGCATCATCGCCTTCCTGTCGCAGGTGAGGAACCTGGGCCCACAGGTGCATCATGGCCTTCCTGTCGCAGGTGAGGAACGTGAGCCCACAGGTGCATCATGGCCTTCCTGTCGCAGGTGAGGAACCTGGGCCCACAGGTGCATCATCGCCTTCCTGTCGCAGGTGAGGAACCTGAGCCCACAGGTGCATCATCGCCTTCCTGTCGCAGGTGAGGAACCTGGGCCCACAGGTGCATCATCGCCTTCCTGTCGCAGGTGAGGAACCTGAGCCCACAGGTGCATCATCGCCTTCCTGTCGCAGGTGAGGAACGTGAGCCCACAGGTGCATCATCGCCTTCCTGTCGTAGGTAAGGAACGTGAGCCCACAGGTGCATCATGGCCTTCCTGTCACAGGTGAGGAACCTGAGCCCACAGGTGCATCATCGCCTTCCTGTCGCAGGTGAGGAACCTGAGCCCACAGGTGCATCATGGCCTTCCTGTCACAGGTGAGGAACCTGAGCCCACAGGTGCATCATCGCCTTCCTGTCGCAGGTGAGGAACCTGAGCCCACAGGTGCATCATCGCCTTCCTGTCACAGGTGAGGAACCTGGGCCCACAGGGTGAATGGCTTGGCTCACTCATTGACGGTTAGGCTTGATGAACAGATGTGTATTATCTAAATGAGGTCTAGCTATTCTTCTAGAACCTTGggaagttacacacacacacacacacacacacacacacacacacacacaggatttgAAAGGCTTATaccctccataggctcatgtgtttgaatgcgtAATCTCTAGCTGGTAATGCTTCTGGAAGATGGTGGGACCTTTACAAGGTAGACCCCTGCTCCTGCTGGACGAAGTGAATCACTGGGGTCGGggagcttaacttttttttttttttaaactttatttctttatttactggagatggggcagggcctccagccccttgtgcattcagctcatgtgggcactggggaatagaacctgggtccttgagctttgcaaacaagtgccttaactgctaagctaacgGTAGCCCTTGACTTTTTGCAGGCCAGCCCCATTTCCTGCGCCCGCTCTGCTGGCTGCCCGCGCTGCCCTGAGACCAGCTGCGTGGCGCTCgcgcctcccttccttcctccacgcGACGGAGAGCGCCCTCCAAACTGTCAGTGAGAAAAAAcccttcctcaagttgcttctggtcaggttatTTGTTCGCAGAAACGAGAAGGGAACCGGTAACAGCGGCTCACATGAACGAGCCCAGGAAAATGCAACAGCAGAGCCAGAATAAGCGTGAGACACAGCCCCGAAGAGCAAGCGCGACGCGGGAAGCAGCGCGCTCCGAGCTCCCGCCGGCCGGCCAGGGTCACGGGGGCTTCAGTGGCGCCGGTCTGACTCCCCAGAAATGGGTCTTTGGATTTTCCCTTTGGCTCATTGGAGCTGAGGTTGTTTGTAGCTACACAGTTTCTGCATCTTCTTTCTGTCCCTAGAAAACTGGGACGGAAGCTTGCATCGTCAAGGCAGGCATCACCAAGGGCATCTCTGAGCTATTACAAAAtaaggtgttgggctggagagatggattacctgttaaggtgcttgtctgcaaagtctacggaccttggtttgattccccagtatccacataagccacatgtacaaggtgacgcatacatctggagttcatttagagtgactagagggcctggtatgccctctttttaccccttctctctccatttctgtctctctctctctctctcaaataaaaaaaaatatttttaaaaaccaacgtGTCATATTAGTGAGTAGGTCAAAGAGCTGATTTAACTGCTTCCATGTTAAAATGGAGTGTAAATTTAGAGAGGCCACTTGGAAGCCTGAATCAGGAGAGTgcatgttcaaggtcatcctagacATCCTGAGAACTCCTGTCAAAATAACAAATTAAGAATCATGtagaggctgaagagatttctcagtggttaaagctgctcgctttcaaagcctgacaatccACTTTCAGTGCCCCAGCGTCTgcataaagctaaatgcaaaaagtgacacatgtgtttggagttaacCTGCAGCCgcatgaagccctggcatgctcactctctctttcctcagaaataaataagtatttaaaaaataaatattatgtgcAATTGTGTGGGTACCAGGGTCATAGCTGTTTATTAGAATGATATTCCTAAATACATTAAGCTGTAAGGCAAAGATCATTTTAAGAACCTAATATCTTCTCATAACTTGGAAATATTTGTTAGTGTGAAAAATATGGTTCACTTTTTTCCTTCAATTTTGAAAATTCATAACTAAAAATAtatctaataatttaaaaagatgctCTTTttcattctatatgaatttttacATAACatgttacagattttttttttttctgtctgcttcctaaaagattttgttttagaaagaaCAATCAACATTGAACTTAAACCAGAGAAGTAGAGTAAAACTGGGTTGATACAAAGGGCCTCTCAGGGAGGCAAAGCTGCTATCTAAGTTGAAGGGGGAAATACTTTCAAAGCCATCCTTGAGCGCTAGTGGATGAAACACAAGAACAGAGGGCAATAGTGTACACTCTCGCTCCTGAAGTTCTATGGCCTTTTCACTTGCTCTAGATTCCAGGgacacaaagaaattaaaatgtctCTGACAAGATAtatgaattttctctttttcctttcttttatattcATAACCTAACAACTTTTGTAATTAGTTTGTGAATGTCTCACTTACTAATAAATTTGAAACTTATGTGAAAGGATCCATTTGGGTGGTctataatctttatttttaagatgCAATTTATCAACTAAAGCTAATTAAACTCACAGTTGTCATGCTTCCTGCTCTTCTTCACATTCAAATTCAGAATATCATACCTCATCTTTAATAGATAATGAACATTCGGtgacatttgtttcttttaattagcCTATTAAAGTTGCACAAAAATCGCCTGTTGATTGAAAATTCTCTTTGCTCTAACAGAATTAATTAACTTTGACCATTATTTCAAGtagccaataatttttttttagctaaAAAGTTCACTTTGATAATCATCTATGTCAACTGTTCTATTCTCTTGCTATTTCTAATTATTCATTAGTAAACCTAGATTTTGGTACAAATCCCATCTTAAAGTTGCTAGACACACTGAGACACATGTATGCTTTGATATACGCACTCTATCTGTATATATTATGTGCACTATATTAATTTGTGTAGAACAATATTTGATATATAAAACATATGTTGTGCCTATTTTAAACTTTGATCTCAACACAAAGTACTTTAATCACATGTGATTGACAAAATCCCCTATTggcaagattattttttttaatttttcacattttaaatgagGCATAAACACTCAAAATACATTAATAGACTTATTAATGGAATGTCATGTGATCTtcctatatgtacatatattgagTAATCAGgttaaataaacatatatgtcACTTCCAACAAATATCACTTTCATatggagaattttaatatataaacctaatgtaatttgatcatgtcCTTGTTCCCTTATCCTCTGTTGTCCCATCCCCTCCATCATCTTCCCagtgaggaccctcctctttctaggtagtccttcctctCTTTTGTTGTCTCATCCCTTTTgttctcctccatcctccatggcaaactgttgatgggctcagaacagggCAGGACTTGTGGATATATTGGCAACCCCTGTGGATTCAGGCAGGCACCAGTCAGTTCCTGCAGAGAAGACCATGCCCCAAAGGACACTTTCCAACCCCGTggctcttaattttatttatcactTTTATATGACACAACATTCAAGCTCTTTTCTTCTAGCTTTTTGAGATACACATTAATATAAAGTTACTACTGAGAGAAAGCATACCGTAACTTCTTAGTGTTACGTAACTCCAACTTAGTTCTCATTGATCAAACTCGTGCTttagttatttttacttttaaagacCTTAAGGTACAAGAGTACTTCATTGCAGAGCTTCCTGGGAAGGGCTGTGTTGTGCTTTGATTGTTAATGTCCCCCATAATCTCAggtatttttattaagattaagctttccccttgagtctcCAGGAGGAGGATTCCCCAATGGAGAAGGTATCACTGGGCACATATCTTGAGTCTAGCCTTAAGGGGTGGTTCAGAGCTCCAGTTTCCTGCTGCTAGATGTCTGTAGAGAGCCATTTTGACCTCTAGGTATTGTCTGTCTGCTACAAATGTGGAATGAAGTGAGTTAGCTTCTTCCTCCATGgtaaagcttcccctggagtctgtaagacTGAAATTTGCTTGTATAACATGCTTCTGGTCTGGTCTTTGTCATAGTGAAAAAAAAGGCAACTGCAACAGGACCCTTAAAGAATGAGTAGAAAAGTGACCAAAGGAATTGAGAAGGAAGGGTGCTTGCAATTCTGTATAAAATTGGAAGGAAAGCTATCTCAAGCATGTGAAGAATTTATGTAGACATGCTACAGAATGAAAGAGTAAATaccaaaggatttttaaaaaaatatcagtgTGTTTAGCTGGCATAAAGAGGTAtagttggtgaagattttctcccattcggtAGATTGTCTATTGACTGTGTCgatggtttgcttatctgtacaatagagttttattttcatgaggGTCCAGTTGTTGAGGCATATCTGCCTAATTCCCTGGACTactgcagtcttttttttttttttttgttttttgaggtagggtctcactctggtccaggctgacctggaattaactctgtcatctcagggtgaccttgaactcatggcaatcctcctacctctgcctcccgagtgctgggattaaaggcgtgcgccaccacgcccggctctgcagtcttatttgaaaaaaatctcttCCTACACCTATATCTTGGAGTATTTTCCCTACTTTCCTTCTAGtatttttagagtttctggtcttattttgGGACCTTTGATCTGTTTGGAGGTGGTTTTTATGCAAGGTGAGAGGAGGAGGTCCAAATTCAATTTTCTGCATGTGACTATCCATTTTCTccagcaccacttgctgaagatgctgtcttggCTGTGGTGACCAGTTTTGACTCCTTTGTCAAAGCTCAGGTAGCCTTAGTTACTTGAACTCATATCtggatcttcaattctattccatcgGTTTAggtgcctattttttttaaatttttttttggtttttatttatttatttgagagcaacagagagagaaagaggcagatagatagatagagaatgggcatgccagggcctctagcgactgcaaaggacctccagctggatgcatgagccccttgggcatctggctaacatgggtcctggggaatcgagctttgaaccgggtccttaggcttcacaggcaagtgcttaaccactaagccatctctccagcccaatgtgcctgtttttgtgctagtaccatgctgtttttattactatggctttacaGTGTAGCTTGTAATCAGATAGGGTAacaccaccagaggtgtttcttttgctcagTATACTCTGGGCTATCTGAGACTTTTTgtgctttcatatgaatttttagaCTGTTTTCTCAAACTCTGTGAAGAATAGTTCTAGGGTTTTGATTGGAATTaaattgaatctgtatattgcatttGGTAGGATGGCTTTTTTGACAATGTGACTTTtaccaatccatgaacatgggaggtcATTCCAGTTGCTCATGCCTTCCTTTActtatttcttcagtgtttttatgttttcattgaataagtcttttacttccttggtcaaGTAGAATCCAGGCcatttgattgtgtgtgtgtgtgtgtgtgtgtgtgtgtgtgtgtgtgtgtgtctattataCATGGAACAGCTTTCCTGATTTAGTGTTTTTTGAGTATGGATTTTATATCCTGCAGCTTTGCTGAAAGCATCTATCACTTCTGGCAGTTTTGAtcctcttacatatagaatcacgCCATTTGTCAATAGAGCAAGTTTGACTTtgtcctttccaatctgtatcctgttcatgtctttctcttttgttattgtttgggCTAAGACTTCAACTCCTggggtacactctcctgttgctgatgtccacctgatgttgcccaggaggtgatgtccaccctctgttcatgctattgttttctcctgccatcattcTCCTCGAGTCTATATGTCAAAATAAATAGGTTTTCCCACAAAAACCCTCTCATGCTTAGTTCCAGATCGTAATGGGAATGCTTTGAgcctttccccatttagtatgatataGGCTTTAGGTTTGTTGCATAGTGCCTTTATCATGTTGCGGTGTGGTCCCTCCATCTGTATCTTTTTGCAGTGGAGGGGgagttccaggtagggtctcactctggcccaagttggcctgtaattcactccgtagtctcagggtgacctcaaactcatggtgatcctcctacctctgcctcccgagtgctgggattaaaggtgtgcgccactgcaccCAGCCCTCCATCTGTATCTTCTCCAATGTTTTATTCATGAAGGAATGTTTAATTTGTTGAAGGCCCT carries:
- the LOC101615788 gene encoding translationally-controlled tumor protein-like yields the protein MVSRAEGKWRALIGGNASTEGLEDEGSESTGVTRVDVVMIHHLQENSLTKETYQKYINDDMKPPRGKLEEWKPERVKPLISGAADQINHILVNFNNYQVFISENVNPDGMVDLPDYHKDDVTPLMIFFRDGLAV